Proteins co-encoded in one Malaclemys terrapin pileata isolate rMalTer1 unplaced genomic scaffold, rMalTer1.hap1 scaffold_58, whole genome shotgun sequence genomic window:
- the EGFL8 gene encoding LOW QUALITY PROTEIN: epidermal growth factor-like protein 8 (The sequence of the model RefSeq protein was modified relative to this genomic sequence to represent the inferred CDS: inserted 1 base in 1 codon; deleted 1 base in 1 codon): MLGGCGGGCSLTISPPSRGVCARHTLRVPLVYNETFARPLHQPYLTLCPGGRICSTYRTTYRVAVRQVTRXVLQTDAICCQGWKKRHVGANTCEEAVCHKPCQNGGVCASPDRCHCRPGWGGRYCHVDVDECRSPAPLCPQRCLNTPGSYRCQCEPGFAPGPDGTGCHLLPTAHTAPLPTPPARDPPAPERLTRQVQELQQQMEKLEERVERALGTLRRLLPPPLADLGPAELAELWSRLRYLDRVDSLSDQLLLLEERLGACSCQDGRNGFGYEVNR; this comes from the exons ATGCTGGGAGG atGTGGGGGGGGCTGCTCTCTCAccatctctccccccagccgGGGTGTCTGCGCCCGTCATACCCTGCGGGTCCCCCTGGTTTACAACGAGACCTTCGCCCGGCCACTGCACCAGCCCTACCTC ACCCTGTGCCCCGGGGGCCGCATCTGCAGCACCTAcag GACCACGTACCGCGTGGCCGTGCGCCAGGTGACCA ACGTGCTGCAGACCGACGCCATCTGCTGCCAGGGCTGGAAGAAGAGGCACGTGGGGGCCAACACCTGCGAGGAGG CTGTGTGCCACAAGCCCTGTCAGAACGGGGGCGTCTGCGCCAGCCCCGACCGGTGCCACTGCCGCCCCGGATGGGGGGGGCGCTACTGCCACGTGG ATGTGGACGAATGCCGCTCGcccgcccccctctgcccccagcgtTGCCTCAACACCCCGGGCAGCTACCGGTGCCAGTGTGAGCCCGGCTTCGCCCCGGGGCCTGATGGGACCGGCTGCCACCTGCTGCCCACCGCCCACACCGCCCCACTGCCCACACCCCCAG cgcgggacccccccgccccggagcGCCTGACCCGGCAGGtgcaggagctgcagcagcagatggagaagttggaggag CGCGTGGAGCGGGCCCTGGGGACCCTGCGCCGGCTGCTGCCGCCCCCCCTGGCCGATCTGGGCCCCGCCGAGCTCGCCGAGCTCTGGAGCCGCCTCCGGTACCTGGACCGGGTGGACTCGCTCAgcgaccagctgctgctgctggaggagagaCTGGGGGCCT gCTCCTGCCAGGACGGGAGAAACGGGTTCGGATACGAAGTGAACCGGTGA